A window of the Paraburkholderia sp. ZP32-5 genome harbors these coding sequences:
- a CDS encoding adhesin, with translation MDHIGDRHLDPTVNASQFTISESDLRNLLQDPNTVSTPISKTVQSGTDVSYVREVNTGQVIGTGKFNNNQPTTVMTVLTDRYGNLVRAFPGKLK, from the coding sequence ATGGATCACATTGGCGACCGTCACCTCGATCCAACAGTGAACGCAAGCCAATTTACAATCAGTGAAAGTGATCTGCGAAATTTACTGCAAGATCCGAATACTGTCTCAACGCCGATTAGCAAGACTGTTCAAAGTGGTACTGATGTGAGCTATGTTCGCGAAGTGAATACGGGGCAAGTGATCGGAACAGGTAAGTTCAACAACAATCAACCGACTACCGTAATGACGGTACTGACTGACCGATACGGGAATCTTGTGAGAGCCTTTCCTGGGAAATTGAAATGA
- a CDS encoding CPCC family cysteine-rich protein, with translation MQEKGSRLPCPCCESLTIGVRDDYEICSVCGWEDDPVQSSDPAFAGGANRSSLNEARKHWQTTKTKVH, from the coding sequence ATGCAAGAGAAAGGAAGTCGCTTACCGTGCCCATGCTGTGAGAGCCTGACAATTGGTGTACGAGACGATTATGAAATCTGCTCTGTGTGCGGCTGGGAGGACGATCCAGTGCAATCAAGTGATCCCGCATTCGCAGGCGGTGCCAATCGAAGCAGCCTGAATGAGGCCCGTAAACATTGGCAGACGACGAAAACCAAGGTGCATTAA
- a CDS encoding ShlB/FhaC/HecB family hemolysin secretion/activation protein: MIKKKKLSPIPLAVLIPLAAHAQTPPDIAARTNAEQQQQVEQRRDAQQRATTVAAPVVRSAAPTLGEWPVLPTETPCFPIDSFDVEVPDTLPNAAHVKGASALPMDPFSFLHDWLRHYEGQCIGKQGIDILTKGLQAVILSRGYITTRVLLPAQDLSKGTLKFALIPGVIRDLKFADESTRGTWRTAFPTRDGNTLQLRDLEQGLEQMKRVPNQDATMQIIPGDAPGESDVVISVKRSQPWSLAVSADNSGTNETGRYIGNVKLGLYNPLGLNDILSAGFNQDLQFGNHDLGTHGWNASYSVPWGYWTGTLYGYTNTYYQQIAGVNTVFNASGNAQTAGLKLERVFHRGQNDVSGIEFQLIKRFGASFIEDTEIKQQQRDNTFIEAGLTNRHYFGAAQFDGTLAYRQGIGGLGAQPDTPGGPTYRFHMATLDANLSVPFKVAGQSLRYVATVHGQFTNDELNYIDDLTIGSRYTVRGFSGQTMLAAEKGFYWRNELQMALGATGQSIYAGVDYGRLWGPSTANLAGTQLAGAVLGLRGGVPGRFGAYSYDVFIGTPIYAPSAFPAPSVTLGFQVTAQF, translated from the coding sequence ATGATTAAAAAGAAAAAGCTCTCACCCATACCCCTCGCGGTCCTCATCCCTCTCGCTGCCCACGCGCAGACCCCACCCGACATAGCAGCCCGCACCAACGCCGAACAACAACAGCAAGTCGAGCAACGGCGCGACGCGCAGCAGCGTGCGACAACGGTCGCGGCACCTGTCGTACGTTCAGCAGCTCCCACGCTCGGCGAATGGCCCGTACTGCCCACCGAGACGCCATGCTTTCCTATCGACTCATTCGATGTCGAAGTGCCGGACACACTGCCCAACGCGGCCCATGTAAAAGGCGCATCCGCGCTGCCAATGGACCCGTTCTCGTTCCTGCATGACTGGCTGCGCCATTACGAAGGCCAATGCATCGGCAAACAGGGCATCGACATACTGACGAAGGGTCTGCAAGCCGTCATCCTGAGCCGCGGCTACATCACGACGCGCGTTCTATTGCCTGCACAGGACCTATCGAAGGGCACGCTGAAATTTGCCCTCATACCGGGCGTTATCCGCGATCTCAAGTTTGCCGACGAGTCCACACGCGGCACATGGAGAACCGCCTTTCCCACACGTGATGGCAACACGCTCCAGCTACGAGATCTCGAACAGGGACTGGAGCAAATGAAGCGCGTCCCCAACCAGGACGCGACGATGCAGATCATTCCCGGCGATGCTCCCGGCGAAAGCGACGTGGTGATTTCCGTCAAGCGCTCGCAGCCATGGTCACTCGCCGTCTCTGCCGACAACTCAGGCACGAACGAAACCGGCCGCTACATCGGCAACGTGAAGCTAGGCCTCTACAACCCGCTCGGCCTGAACGACATTCTCTCCGCCGGCTTCAACCAGGATTTGCAGTTCGGCAATCACGACCTCGGCACACACGGCTGGAATGCCTCGTATTCGGTGCCGTGGGGTTACTGGACCGGCACGCTGTACGGCTACACAAATACGTACTACCAGCAGATTGCCGGGGTCAACACGGTGTTCAACGCGAGCGGCAATGCCCAGACGGCGGGTCTGAAACTCGAGCGCGTATTTCACCGCGGCCAGAACGACGTTAGCGGTATCGAATTCCAGCTTATCAAGCGCTTCGGTGCGAGCTTTATCGAAGATACCGAAATCAAACAGCAGCAGCGCGACAACACGTTCATCGAAGCAGGCCTGACTAATCGCCATTACTTCGGCGCGGCGCAGTTCGACGGAACATTGGCCTACCGTCAAGGTATCGGCGGGCTCGGCGCGCAGCCCGACACCCCGGGTGGCCCGACCTATCGCTTCCATATGGCGACGCTCGATGCGAACCTGTCGGTGCCATTCAAGGTTGCCGGGCAATCGTTGCGTTATGTCGCGACCGTACACGGCCAGTTCACCAACGACGAGCTGAACTACATCGACGACCTGACTATCGGCAGCCGCTACACGGTACGCGGCTTCAGCGGTCAGACGATGCTTGCGGCAGAGAAAGGCTTTTACTGGCGCAACGAGTTGCAGATGGCGCTCGGCGCAACGGGCCAGTCTATCTACGCAGGCGTAGACTATGGACGCCTGTGGGGACCGTCCACCGCAAATCTTGCGGGCACGCAACTCGCGGGTGCGGTACTCGGTTTGCGCGGAGGCGTGCCCGGCCGCTTCGGCGCATACAGCTACGACGTGTTCATCGGTACGCCGATTTACGCGCCATCGGCTTTTCCCGCGCCAAGTGTGACGCTGGGTTTTCAGGTAACCGCTCAGTTCTAG
- a CDS encoding SDR family NAD(P)-dependent oxidoreductase, translated as MTASSTTAPVALVTGSTSGIGYAIAQRLAKEGFSIVLHSRSSVEQGLALAKQFDSAAYVQADLAIDADRVRLIRETIAIWGRLDVLVNNAGISRVIPHADLQAATPAIWQELHEVNVIAPFRLVTEAQAALREAAARGRPGCVVNVSSHAGVRPKGASIPYAASKAALNHVTRLLALSLAPEIRVNAVAPGLVDTPLTADWTDAQRVWKEPSPMRRAASPEDIAQAVAMLVASDYLTGEILLSDGGLNLT; from the coding sequence ATGACCGCATCATCGACCACTGCACCCGTTGCGCTCGTGACGGGCTCGACTTCCGGCATCGGCTACGCGATTGCCCAGCGCCTCGCCAAAGAGGGATTTTCGATCGTCCTGCACTCGCGCAGTTCGGTAGAACAGGGGCTCGCGCTAGCGAAGCAGTTTGATTCCGCTGCATACGTGCAGGCGGATCTGGCGATCGACGCCGATCGGGTCAGGCTCATCCGTGAGACCATCGCGATATGGGGGCGGCTCGACGTGCTCGTGAACAACGCGGGTATCAGCCGCGTGATCCCGCACGCGGATCTGCAGGCAGCCACGCCCGCGATCTGGCAGGAACTCCACGAGGTCAACGTCATTGCGCCATTCCGTTTGGTAACGGAAGCACAGGCTGCACTGCGTGAAGCCGCCGCGCGCGGCAGACCCGGCTGCGTCGTCAATGTGAGTTCGCACGCAGGCGTGCGGCCCAAGGGCGCATCGATTCCGTACGCAGCAAGCAAGGCGGCGCTGAATCACGTCACGCGTTTACTCGCGCTTTCGCTCGCGCCGGAGATCCGCGTGAATGCCGTTGCGCCGGGCCTCGTGGACACGCCGCTCACGGCGGACTGGACCGACGCGCAGCGAGTCTGGAAGGAACCCTCGCCGATGCGACGGGCCGCGAGTCCGGAAGATATCGCTCAAGCAGTCGCCATGCTGGTCGCGTCGGACTATCTGACGGGCGAGATTCTGCTTTCGGACGGCGGCTTGAATCTGACGTAG
- a CDS encoding DUF3224 domain-containing protein: MTHTAKGTFVVSLQPMPFENADADAKLGRMTIDKQIFGDLAATTKGQMLSAMTNVKGSAAYVAIEQVSGTLAGKAGTFVLHHVGVMNRGASSLSVTVVPDSGTGELTGIEGEFSIQIVDGTHSYEFAYRLPAE, from the coding sequence ATGACACACACCGCCAAGGGCACCTTCGTCGTTTCGCTTCAACCGATGCCGTTCGAAAACGCGGACGCCGACGCGAAACTCGGCCGCATGACAATCGACAAGCAGATATTCGGCGATCTCGCCGCGACCACGAAAGGGCAAATGCTGAGCGCGATGACGAACGTCAAGGGCTCGGCGGCCTATGTGGCAATCGAGCAGGTCAGCGGCACGCTCGCGGGCAAAGCGGGCACGTTCGTGCTCCATCACGTCGGCGTGATGAATCGCGGGGCTTCGTCGCTTTCCGTCACTGTGGTGCCGGACTCGGGTACGGGAGAGCTGACCGGTATCGAAGGTGAGTTCAGCATTCAAATAGTCGATGGCACGCACTCGTATGAGTTCGCTTATCGTTTGCCTGCGGAGTGA
- a CDS encoding multidrug effflux MFS transporter translates to MTHATADQAAPSAATPNSPRFLLFMICLFASAGQLAIDIYVPALPAMARYFATSPQAIQTSVTGYMAAYAFGQLIFGPIADAYGRKPVLAFGLVVFTIGCLLSLAAPNLETFLFARALQGLGIATTNLLAKAIITDTFAGHALLHAFTYMSIAWGIAPIVAPVIGAHLQTLFGWRSCLVFLLIYSVVMWIIVWRYRETLRQRVHLEPRTLIANARKVLSSPVFQSCFLAQGLCYSILLVFNIIGPFMVQTTLHKPPTFFGYLALGIGMMYFLGGLSNRWHGRRLPGAEQRLRIGARVMAATSVVMLVLALTVGLRVWTLATPVLVMGFCAGAMYPTLMAKGNSLFPHIAGLTSAILGCALLLVSSAMMGLAGFVSVQILTPLAVFFVILAFVVVVMVTKLLRHLAQSQPAAVARAGGEAA, encoded by the coding sequence ATGACCCACGCCACCGCCGATCAAGCCGCACCGTCCGCCGCCACTCCGAACTCGCCGCGCTTCCTGCTGTTCATGATCTGCCTGTTCGCTTCCGCCGGACAACTCGCCATCGACATCTACGTGCCCGCGCTGCCGGCGATGGCGCGTTACTTCGCCACCTCGCCGCAGGCGATCCAGACGAGCGTCACCGGCTATATGGCCGCCTATGCGTTCGGCCAGCTGATCTTCGGCCCGATCGCCGATGCCTACGGCCGCAAGCCGGTACTCGCGTTCGGCCTAGTCGTCTTTACGATCGGCTGCCTGCTGTCGCTGGCCGCGCCGAATCTCGAAACATTCCTCTTCGCTCGCGCGCTGCAAGGCCTCGGCATCGCGACCACCAACCTGCTTGCGAAGGCAATCATCACCGACACCTTCGCCGGCCACGCGCTGTTGCACGCGTTCACGTACATGTCGATCGCGTGGGGAATCGCGCCGATCGTCGCGCCTGTCATCGGCGCGCATCTGCAGACACTGTTCGGCTGGCGCTCGTGCCTCGTATTCCTGCTGATTTACTCGGTGGTGATGTGGATCATCGTGTGGCGCTATCGCGAGACGTTGCGGCAGCGGGTGCATCTGGAGCCGCGCACGCTGATCGCGAACGCACGCAAGGTGCTGTCGAGCCCGGTGTTCCAGAGCTGCTTTCTCGCGCAGGGCCTGTGCTACAGCATCCTGCTGGTGTTCAACATCATCGGGCCGTTCATGGTGCAGACCACACTGCATAAGCCGCCGACCTTCTTCGGCTACCTCGCGCTCGGCATCGGCATGATGTACTTCCTCGGCGGCCTGTCCAATCGCTGGCATGGGCGGCGTTTGCCGGGCGCCGAGCAACGCCTGCGCATCGGCGCGCGCGTGATGGCGGCCACATCGGTCGTGATGCTCGTGCTCGCGTTGACCGTCGGCCTGCGCGTGTGGACGCTCGCCACGCCGGTGCTCGTGATGGGCTTCTGCGCGGGCGCAATGTATCCGACGCTGATGGCCAAGGGCAATTCGCTGTTCCCGCACATCGCGGGTCTGACGAGCGCGATTCTCGGCTGCGCGCTGCTGCTGGTGTCGTCGGCGATGATGGGCCTTGCCGGCTTCGTGTCGGTGCAGATTCTGACGCCGCTCGCGGTGTTCTTCGTGATTCTCGCGTTCGTCGTGGTCGTGATGGTGACGAAGCTGTTGCGCCATCTTGCGCAGTCGCAGCCGGCTGCAGTGGCGCGTGCTGGCGGCGAGGCTGCGTAA
- a CDS encoding LysR family transcriptional regulator: MREISLDRLRTLVVIAELGSFAEAARVLHLAPPTVSLHIADLESRIGAPLLSRKRGQVRPSAIGETLVAYARQLLTNAEQALEDVRRQAEGLGGRVRLGASTAAIANLLPQALEKLAAEHPGIDVQIAVLTSQETLGKLADESLDVGIVALPQAPISGLSIERWRRDPVVAFLPANWQCPARITPQWLAARPLILNDSSTRLARLTTEWFVAAGQHPTPRIQLNYADAIRSLVAAGYGAALLPQEGGSAVPDARVQTRPLRPALWRQLGLAYRAGTTERPTRHVLDVLRSLRLS, translated from the coding sequence ATGAGAGAAATCAGCCTCGATCGCCTGCGTACCCTCGTTGTCATCGCCGAACTGGGCTCGTTCGCCGAGGCCGCGCGTGTCCTGCACCTCGCTCCGCCAACGGTGAGTCTGCATATTGCCGATCTCGAGAGCCGTATCGGTGCTCCGCTGTTGTCGCGCAAGCGCGGGCAGGTGCGGCCATCGGCGATCGGCGAAACGCTGGTGGCTTATGCCCGTCAGTTGCTGACCAATGCCGAACAGGCGCTCGAAGACGTGCGGCGGCAGGCGGAGGGCCTGGGCGGACGCGTTCGGCTTGGGGCGTCCACCGCGGCGATCGCGAATCTGTTGCCGCAAGCGTTGGAGAAGCTGGCCGCGGAGCATCCCGGCATCGACGTGCAAATCGCCGTACTGACCTCGCAGGAAACGCTCGGCAAACTCGCGGACGAATCGCTCGACGTCGGCATCGTGGCGCTGCCTCAGGCGCCGATCAGCGGACTGTCGATCGAGCGCTGGCGGCGCGACCCGGTCGTCGCATTCCTGCCGGCGAACTGGCAGTGCCCGGCTCGTATCACGCCGCAATGGCTCGCGGCCAGGCCGCTGATCCTCAACGATTCGAGCACCCGGCTCGCGCGCTTGACGACCGAATGGTTCGTCGCCGCGGGCCAGCATCCGACGCCGCGTATCCAGCTCAACTATGCGGATGCGATCAGGAGTCTCGTGGCAGCGGGATACGGCGCCGCGCTGCTGCCGCAGGAGGGCGGCAGCGCGGTTCCCGACGCGCGCGTGCAGACGCGCCCGCTGCGTCCCGCGTTATGGCGGCAACTGGGGCTCGCATATCGCGCGGGGACGACGGAGCGTCCGACGCGGCATGTTCTCGACGTGCTGCGAAGCCTGCGGTTGAGCTAG
- a CDS encoding class I SAM-dependent methyltransferase, which yields MTAPVSPIPNRFKDTAAHYLTGRSAYSPQLIRRVAQSCELSGSHRLLDLGCGPGQLSLAFSSWVGAGLALDPEEEMLRTAASLGAGLAPNIEYRRGASYDLSPALGQFRLVVIGRAFHWMDRLDTLARLDALIEPHGALALFSTSLVVNAPIAWLAPYRALLEEYASDDVSRTQRKAEGWESHDVVLAKSAFSALERISVIETRRVSAETLRARALSMSSLSRERLGARLDELLSRIDQLVEAHVSADGWLDERVESIALIARRPLGALPGHAAHAVAEIN from the coding sequence ATGACCGCTCCAGTCTCTCCGATCCCCAACCGCTTCAAGGACACCGCCGCCCACTATCTGACGGGCCGCTCCGCCTACTCTCCGCAACTGATCCGGCGCGTCGCGCAGTCGTGTGAGCTGAGCGGCTCGCATCGGCTGCTCGATCTCGGTTGTGGGCCGGGGCAGTTGTCGCTGGCGTTTTCGTCGTGGGTCGGTGCCGGTCTCGCGCTCGATCCCGAAGAGGAAATGCTGCGCACCGCGGCCAGCCTGGGCGCGGGTCTTGCGCCGAATATCGAATATCGCCGCGGCGCTTCGTACGATCTGTCGCCCGCGCTCGGACAGTTCCGGCTCGTGGTGATCGGCCGCGCGTTTCACTGGATGGACCGGCTCGACACGCTCGCGCGTCTGGATGCGCTGATCGAGCCGCACGGCGCGCTGGCGTTGTTCTCAACGTCGCTCGTCGTCAATGCACCGATCGCGTGGCTCGCGCCTTATCGCGCGCTGCTGGAGGAATACGCGAGCGATGATGTCTCGCGAACGCAGCGCAAGGCCGAAGGCTGGGAGAGCCACGACGTGGTGCTCGCGAAGTCGGCGTTTTCAGCGCTCGAACGGATTTCGGTCATCGAGACGCGGCGGGTGTCGGCCGAAACGCTGCGCGCGCGGGCGTTGTCGATGTCGAGTCTGTCGCGTGAACGGCTCGGTGCGCGGCTCGATGAACTGCTCTCGCGTATCGATCAACTGGTCGAAGCTCACGTAAGCGCTGATGGCTGGCTCGACGAGCGCGTCGAATCGATCGCGTTGATCGCGCGGCGGCCGCTGGGAGCGTTGCCGGGCCATGCCGCACACGCGGTAGCCGAAATCAACTGA
- a CDS encoding cytochrome b gives MNTRADTLTDSTAAASPQRYTRTAMVLHWLIALLIIVNVALALSADSLSDDWARRVIDTHKSIGITVLGLALLRILWRVSHKPPPLPREFPSWEKIAAHIAHFALYLLMIGLPLSGWLHDSAWKDAATHPMHWFGLFQWPRIGYVMNLDPTLKESLHDRFGALHTWLGYALYALLAMHIGGALKHEWIDRKSVLKRMKP, from the coding sequence ATGAACACTCGTGCGGACACCCTTACCGATTCGACCGCTGCCGCGTCACCGCAGCGTTACACGCGCACCGCGATGGTGCTGCACTGGCTGATCGCGCTGCTGATCATCGTCAACGTCGCGCTGGCGCTCAGTGCGGATTCGCTGTCTGATGACTGGGCACGCCGCGTGATCGACACGCACAAGTCGATCGGCATCACGGTGCTCGGGCTCGCGCTGCTGCGCATTCTGTGGCGCGTGTCGCACAAGCCGCCGCCGTTGCCGCGCGAGTTTCCGTCGTGGGAGAAGATCGCCGCGCATATCGCGCATTTCGCGTTGTATCTGCTGATGATCGGGCTGCCGCTGTCCGGCTGGCTGCACGACTCCGCGTGGAAGGATGCGGCCACGCACCCGATGCACTGGTTCGGGCTGTTCCAGTGGCCGCGCATCGGCTACGTGATGAATCTCGATCCGACGTTGAAGGAAAGCCTGCACGACCGCTTCGGCGCGCTGCATACGTGGCTCGGCTATGCGCTGTATGCGTTGCTGGCGATGCATATCGGCGGCGCGCTCAAGCATGAATGGATCGACCGCAAGTCGGTGTTGAAGCGCATGAAGCCGTGA
- a CDS encoding glycosyltransferase family 2 protein has protein sequence MNNTLEQALALASPRILPRRSTLASTLIHSSVVVLWLLLFARAFFLRGALAWSTGIAYVVYDTLLLIFVTWKSLPLMRRTQPLEADYEQRELPSMGVIVASHNEAAVLPVTLAALLRQTHGPAQIVVADDGSTDATAELLTARFGLTPAADGVLSAPSSLYPNLFWLRVPHGGKARALNAAIAVMTTDTVMTVDADTLLDDDATYAMRAAFAGEPKLVAAAGILTPVCGKSVSGRVFQWFQTYEYMRNFIARFAWMRADSLLLISGAFASFRRDALVVVGGFDPQCLVEDYELIHRLRRYSVDHGLGWDVRVVGEAHARTDAPDNLASFLRQRRRWFAGFLQTQYWNRDMTGNPRYGTLGKLMLPIKAFDTMQPIYGLTAFALLLGFLFGRHGAIVVSIFSVIGLKTALDLAFYLWSIHLYRRWTGERSGNSLGMAMLAAVAEPFSFQLARHLGAALGWLQFLRGGSVWGVQRRTGLVASDEQ, from the coding sequence GTGAACAACACTCTTGAACAGGCATTGGCTCTCGCCTCGCCACGCATCCTGCCGCGTCGCTCGACATTGGCGAGCACGCTGATCCACTCCAGTGTCGTCGTGCTATGGCTGCTGCTCTTTGCACGCGCTTTCTTTCTGCGCGGTGCGCTCGCGTGGTCGACCGGCATTGCGTATGTCGTGTACGACACGCTGCTGCTGATCTTCGTCACGTGGAAGTCGTTGCCGCTGATGCGCCGCACGCAGCCGCTCGAAGCCGACTACGAGCAACGCGAATTGCCCAGCATGGGCGTGATCGTCGCGTCGCATAACGAGGCGGCGGTGCTGCCGGTGACGCTCGCGGCGCTGCTGCGGCAAACGCATGGCCCGGCGCAGATCGTCGTCGCCGATGACGGCTCCACTGACGCCACCGCTGAATTGCTCACTGCGCGCTTCGGTCTCACGCCAGCCGCCGACGGCGTGTTGAGCGCGCCTAGTTCGCTTTATCCGAATCTGTTCTGGCTGCGCGTGCCGCACGGCGGTAAGGCACGCGCGCTGAACGCCGCGATTGCCGTGATGACGACGGACACGGTGATGACCGTCGACGCCGACACGCTGCTCGACGACGACGCGACCTACGCGATGCGCGCGGCGTTCGCAGGTGAGCCGAAGCTGGTCGCGGCGGCCGGCATCCTCACGCCGGTCTGCGGCAAGTCGGTGTCGGGCCGGGTGTTCCAGTGGTTCCAGACCTACGAGTACATGCGCAATTTCATCGCGCGTTTCGCGTGGATGCGCGCGGACAGCCTGCTGCTGATCTCCGGCGCGTTCGCGTCGTTTCGGCGCGATGCGCTCGTCGTCGTCGGCGGCTTCGATCCGCAATGCCTCGTCGAAGACTACGAGCTGATTCACCGGCTGCGTCGCTACTCGGTCGATCACGGCCTCGGCTGGGATGTGCGTGTGGTCGGTGAAGCGCATGCGCGTACCGATGCGCCCGATAACCTTGCGAGTTTTCTGCGGCAGCGCCGCCGCTGGTTCGCGGGCTTCTTGCAGACGCAGTACTGGAATCGCGACATGACCGGCAATCCGCGCTACGGCACGCTCGGCAAGCTGATGCTGCCGATCAAGGCGTTCGACACGATGCAACCGATCTACGGCCTGACCGCGTTCGCGTTGCTGCTCGGCTTCCTGTTCGGCAGGCACGGCGCGATCGTCGTGTCGATCTTCAGCGTGATCGGCCTGAAAACGGCGCTCGACCTCGCGTTCTATCTGTGGAGTATTCATCTGTACCGGCGCTGGACGGGCGAGCGCAGCGGCAATAGCCTCGGCATGGCGATGCTCGCGGCCGTCGCCGAGCCGTTCTCGTTCCAGCTCGCGCGCCACCTCGGCGCCGCGCTCGGGTGGCTGCAGTTCTTGCGCGGCGGCAGCGTGTGGGGTGTGCAGCGTCGCACCGGTCTCGTCGCAAGCGATGAACAGTGA
- a CDS encoding aromatic ring-hydroxylating oxygenase subunit alpha, producing the protein MHAVPPLEQDLADAADNAATAAQAASLNAFSSSSSSASQTGAPVRDLRRVGIHPDYWYPLAWSHEVKRGKTHGVTFAGEPIVLARTESGKVFALEDRCAHRQVPLHQGVVDGESIRCGYHGWTYDCSGKCIDVPYLGRERLPNGVRSYPCQEIEGLIFVFPGDAALAEQRPLPSFGSVSDPKYKTRRFGRPVDCHYSFMHENLMDMNHQFLHRRQMGKMRARSVGRRRGEGWVEVDYTFARMEGQQPIGEAIVFGQNRKTGGNNDKDVMTIRTEYPYQTLRIRNAEQTLVMDLWIVYVPLDREQRSNRTFGLLSIRKPGIPGVMNLLWPLLVWFTERIFKEDREIVEAEQRAHDSQGADWNHEVFPVINELRALLRECGEQDQVVGKGMGDTAVIRFWDSRQGSPLAKT; encoded by the coding sequence ATGCATGCTGTTCCCCCGCTTGAACAAGACCTCGCCGACGCAGCCGACAACGCGGCGACGGCTGCTCAGGCGGCCTCACTGAATGCCTTTTCCTCTTCTTCCTCCTCCGCATCGCAAACCGGCGCGCCGGTGCGCGATCTGCGCCGCGTCGGCATTCATCCGGACTACTGGTATCCGCTCGCCTGGTCGCATGAGGTGAAGCGCGGCAAGACGCACGGCGTGACTTTCGCCGGCGAGCCGATCGTGCTTGCGCGCACTGAAAGCGGCAAGGTGTTCGCGCTCGAAGACCGCTGCGCGCATCGGCAGGTGCCGTTGCATCAGGGTGTCGTCGATGGCGAATCGATTCGCTGCGGTTATCACGGCTGGACCTACGACTGCTCGGGCAAATGCATCGATGTGCCGTATCTGGGCCGCGAGCGTTTGCCGAACGGCGTGCGTTCATATCCGTGTCAGGAAATCGAAGGGTTGATTTTCGTGTTTCCGGGCGATGCGGCGCTCGCCGAACAGCGGCCGTTGCCGAGTTTCGGTTCGGTGTCGGATCCGAAGTACAAGACGCGCCGCTTTGGCCGCCCGGTCGATTGCCACTATTCATTCATGCACGAGAACCTGATGGACATGAACCATCAGTTTCTGCATCGCCGGCAGATGGGCAAGATGCGCGCGCGTTCGGTCGGACGGCGGCGCGGCGAGGGCTGGGTCGAGGTCGACTACACGTTTGCGCGCATGGAGGGGCAGCAGCCGATCGGCGAGGCGATCGTGTTCGGCCAGAATCGCAAGACCGGCGGCAATAACGACAAGGACGTGATGACGATCCGCACCGAGTATCCGTACCAGACGCTGCGGATCCGCAATGCGGAGCAGACGCTCGTGATGGACCTGTGGATCGTCTACGTGCCGCTCGATCGCGAGCAGCGCAGCAACCGCACGTTTGGCCTGCTGTCGATCCGCAAGCCCGGCATCCCGGGCGTGATGAACCTGCTGTGGCCGCTGCTGGTGTGGTTCACCGAACGCATCTTCAAGGAGGATCGCGAGATCGTCGAGGCGGAGCAGCGCGCGCATGACTCGCAGGGCGCGGACTGGAATCACGAGGTGTTCCCGGTGATCAACGAACTGCGCGCGCTGCTGCGCGAATGCGGCGAGCAGGATCAGGTGGTCGGCAAGGGGATGGGCGATACGGCGGTGATCCGCTTCTGGGATTCGCGCCAGGGCAGTCCTTTGGCGAAGACCTGA
- a CDS encoding rubredoxin, giving the protein MYKKGVAVEIQFSPERLNDGAGDPYWIDLTHDEARRLLESLQARLAGTGSGTVAPLVVSLDATPRTAAPHAEEAEHAEAALAASASNAASDDFKQWVCVICGWIYDEAAGLPEEGIAAGTRWADVPADWRCPLCDVGKDEFALVEF; this is encoded by the coding sequence ATGTACAAGAAGGGCGTAGCCGTAGAAATCCAGTTTTCCCCCGAGCGACTCAACGACGGCGCGGGCGATCCGTACTGGATCGATCTGACGCACGATGAGGCGCGGCGCCTGCTCGAAAGCCTGCAGGCGCGGCTCGCCGGGACCGGCAGCGGCACGGTCGCGCCGCTCGTCGTCAGTCTCGACGCGACGCCGCGGACTGCCGCGCCGCACGCGGAAGAAGCCGAACATGCGGAAGCAGCGCTGGCGGCATCCGCCAGCAACGCCGCCTCCGACGATTTCAAGCAATGGGTCTGCGTGATCTGCGGCTGGATCTACGACGAAGCCGCTGGTTTGCCCGAGGAAGGGATCGCGGCGGGCACGCGCTGGGCCGATGTGCCGGCCGACTGGCGCTGCCCGTTGTGCGACGTGGGCAAGGACGAATTCGCGTTGGTGGAGTTCTGA